aaccaggtttcacacaattcccccatgaactcggtctctgtcattcagtagttctgcctttgatgcccccatttcaatgtctttctccatgtattgatatatcacaataatatgaattctatgtgtattgaaagggccatcagaggtaaaactactggaggacacagaccaagtacatgggaaactgcatgcacaaccgcccatggaatgggtatgggggtgcataattaacaaaaattgaattgtgggttcattagtaccctaggttgcaattcttttgaccatgttgtggcgcattcaactacagcaagcatctgggaatgccaagcccataggttcgaaccactcatcacggttaatgtgatttgttcattaaatttattatattttcaaataggccagagagacggaaataacagtttcaaatgagatcgacaaacttgatgttcaaaagtcattgattcaagaatggcgatctgacctacaaatgatttgtaaggagttagagttaaacactggaacaacctcgaagaacataaaatattctatcgaggcagttgcagactctatcaggcatcgcaaaaatctgattgccactgatgcaggtaggcttactatttctttgttaactctgaagcaatttctatttagctcttgtctataatttctatgtaggtaaatgatgaggaaatttttttaacaactttaaaactttcagccaaaaaactttatttgcagcatccagtaaaatgcgctcttcactccggcacagaaatgagtgtgataggaaaaagcttcaaggcttcataaaaatctacaatagtgaaaactctgaaattctcagtgaaaaggatgcaatagaaggtatcctgccatggcacaatttattgcctcatcatagccaaaatggtatgtaactacatctcattttatcaggggttacaattcggccttatcaagataactaacatttagcatgcataatggataagctttacttatttttgaagtaaaatatcatcactactgtttgtaaaataggtgcagtatcataatccgtaggtttttatcaggttgatactgcacaataaactatgtatagtatgtataatgcaagtacctaaactgtaattacattaaattgagttgtagtttacttgcagtaaatataattttcctcttttattagtgtcccttgctcaaaaaaagaaggcagtagaagatgtggagcttcagaagagatccagagaagagcaacaacacactgttcaagaaatgctgcattatctcgcatattacaagaataagagagagattttaaccgaacatactgaagagttgttatgtggaatttttccttcatatctaagcaaggtaagctaacagcctaaatgtgtgttgcaattcagttcttcataaacatttatccagcagaattttatacttgagtaaagtcttgctatttacaactttgacaggtagacaattccatggttttcatatactgtactggtgtgttttacatatatttgaacttttaccgaaaactttatttatttattctaatttctttagtattttcagggaaatttgtaaatgtcttaaaccccattaaatagtctatatattacaggatcctaacaagtacactattgaagagaagcacctatcaaccaaaaataagagtggaatcttggctcttttgaagcaagggcaaaagttgtgttctgacaagctgagtgatgcaaagcgtttatttggataccaggaagaggatgttgatgtttccgagccctacctggagctttgtgacagtgaagatgatgatgatgaagatgaagatttactactaaactgatgatacaaaagttaagtataataaattttacctgatttctcttgctaatttctcttacttaatttctctaatttctaattatcctagccctaagattactactggcctccattgccttgcctgcactttgtttcccccttaaccatatcactcattcttacaggtgtgagacagagaggtacaagatcatccaagaggaacaacacctgaagcacccaacatttgggtgttttaattaataaaaacgcccttcatggcttcactcatcctggctggtttaattaaaaaaaactaacctaaacctaatatatatacctctagagtcaagggagttaagttttaggctgcacaatgaaactgctattgacaattttataactgctgctgataatgtctgtcctgtgacttttttgtaagcataaccaaaaggcttaacaatcccttgcttacaaagggaatattaaacccattaataaaaaacatgaccttgagaagaagtataggttaggaattgtctccaaagaattctcatgctcttcaacaggtcacttgaactccaaacctttccagttatcctaaaaaaagcgagttacccctgtacacaaatgtggtgatctcacagatgttaacaactacagacctatatcaatcctgcctaacttgtcaacattttttgaaaagctacttgaacttgaactccaaacctttccagttatcctaaaaaaagcgagttacccctgtacacaaatgtggtgatctcacagatgttaacaactacagacctatatcaatcctgcctaacttgtcaacattttttgaaaaactaatctacaagcagttttactcttatctagccaaacaccatatacttagtactaggctgtacaagaatataacaactcttgtatatatctcaaaaaaaaaaaaaaaaaaaaaaagcacaagacgaagcttgaaaaagtttagtggtatgccaataggctagtcccaggactaagaggcatgagttacgaggacaggctgcgagaaatgcaattgatagggtacataaagataaactgtttaacacgggtggtaggcgaacaaggggacacaggtggaaacttagtacccaaatgaaccactaggatgttagaaagaactttttcagtgtcagagtagttaatagatggaatgcattaggcagtgatgtggtggaggctgactccatacacagtttcaaatgcagatatgatagagcccagtaggctcaggaatctgtacatcagttgattgccagttgagaggtgggaccaaagagccagagctcaacccccccgcaaccacaactaggtgagtatacacacaaacacacacacgtacacacacacacacacagacacaaacatacacacactaatgcctctattcaccttgcagtaaataggaacctgaaagtcaggaagctgctaaaggctgcatcttggggatgtgtgagtgtgttagataaaaatatatgttgtttagatatgatggaggaaaagaggccgagagtcggtacattagacaaccgacgcttagaaaggcggggtccaagagctaacagctaaatcttggaaataataaattaaaatatttaatacacccacatacatgtttcacattattttggctgagggcacactgagggctgatggccccgtcgacggggcaggaagtcggtggttgatcaaaggcctcccacatcctccacatacctgaggattattccggcttaattttaaacggaagtaatgtcttggcatttacggcttcagcgggtgggtgggtccgtgggtttattacactgtgagtgaaaacaatcgcctattctctattttatattgcggcttgtagagctagaagctgttgcctcttgtgtgcgttgcacaaggggattaatatctggattaatagctttcaatatttccagtattttttaaggtaacgcttaaataccgaagatactgctattggacaccgcttaattgacaatgtctcaacaacgcaggctaaagatgtgcgtggctcctgctattgcaatgatgctcatttgtttttcaatgatgggccttagttgccccctctctaacttaccgttctaaataccccttctccatcttccgcaaacatttcccctcatacatctcccccctttcctcctgtcccccttgtccatctttgtccccctgtccatctttgtctcctgtccctcactttgtccccttgcccacattttctgtcctctgtcccagatccctttccccctctctgtccccctctctgtccccctgtcccccctttccatctctctgtccccctgtccctctctatcccattgtccctgtctctgtcccccctgtctctctctgtccccctgttcttctctgtcctcctgttcctctctctgtccccctgtcactctctgtccccctgttcctctatgtccccctgtccatctctctgtcccctgtacctctctgtccccctgcccactctttctgtccgctgtccatcatctgtccccctccctttcctccagtccccctatccatctctgtccccttgtccctgtctctcctctgtcccctctctcttggtctcctgcccccctctcctccctctgtcccccggtccccctctctgaccctgtccctctgtctctgtctctgtccatgcccccctctctgtccctgtctccctccctgtcccactgctccccctctgttcccccgtccctcctctggccctgtccgtctgtccctgtccctctgtctctgcctctcctagtttctgacattctctgtgtcagcctatctctctgtctctttcctcgctctatctctgtcattctctcactgactttgcatatccttatctatacgtctctgtgtctaacattctctccctgactctgtctatatctatttctctgtctcgatcttcatctctttctctctctctctctctctctctctctctctctctctctctctctctctctctctctctctctctctctccttacatacatacatacatacatacatacatacatacatacatacatacatacatacgtacatacatacatacatacatttatttaacacatgtggtacacgcacaaggggacacaggtggaagctgagtacccaaatgagccacagagagattatagaaagaacttttcagtgtcagagtagttaataaatggaatgctttaggcagtaatgtggtggaggctgattccatacacagtttcaagtgtatggaaagtgtatgtattcaagtggcgggaccaaagagccaaagttcaacccttgcaaccacaactaggttagtacatacatacatacataagatataaaacagtggaggattcccaggtagaacaatcaaccacaatgcccattacccctttaccctgatgtccttaactacacaactatacaagagtcattaacacgtgtaatggctgatcccccatcacgatagcataaagaccaattgcttgacccgcagtctgtcttgctcctcaaataattttcgggttaacatgaaaacgtctctcgagtttatctttctaatgttgttttcccatctttcattttatcagcttagttcctttattatgccccaattactcatcccttgagcggtagttaaactgaacccaaatttaaaaaaagttccttttgctaagcaagctacagtcttgataagtcagatatattgtttgttaacacatttctcaacaatgaacagtcagttttatcaagctaacatatcctaacacaacgagtgagagtattaactggtctaattattttattagaccagtatatattattagattata
The sequence above is a segment of the Procambarus clarkii isolate CNS0578487 chromosome 44, FALCON_Pclarkii_2.0, whole genome shotgun sequence genome. Coding sequences within it:
- the LOC138350137 gene encoding uncharacterized protein, yielding MLHYLAYYKNKREILTEHTEELLCGIFPSYLSKDPNKYTIEEKHLSTKNKSGILALLKQGQKLCSDKLSDAKRLFGYQEEDVDVSEPYLELCDSEDDDDEDEDLLLN